A window from Sphingopyxis alaskensis RB2256 encodes these proteins:
- a CDS encoding riboflavin synthase, which produces MFTGIITDIGTIRSREDRGDTRLVIATAHDTATIDLGASIACSGACLTVVDKGRDADGDWFAVDASAETLARTAPGMWDAGRRLNIERALKVGDELGGHIVTGHVDAVGRIVAVEPVGDSVKLTVEAPAALAPHIAPKGSITLDGVSLTVNEVTDQPDGSAHFTLNIIPHTQAMTTLDEAAAGRPVNLEIDILARYLARMQARAA; this is translated from the coding sequence ATGTTCACCGGCATCATCACCGACATCGGCACCATCCGCAGCCGCGAGGATCGCGGCGACACGCGGCTCGTCATCGCGACCGCCCATGACACGGCAACGATCGACCTCGGCGCATCGATCGCCTGTTCGGGCGCCTGCCTGACCGTCGTCGACAAGGGACGCGATGCGGATGGCGACTGGTTCGCGGTCGATGCCAGCGCCGAGACGCTCGCGCGTACGGCCCCGGGCATGTGGGACGCGGGGCGCCGCCTCAACATCGAACGCGCGCTCAAGGTTGGCGACGAGCTGGGGGGGCATATCGTCACCGGCCATGTCGACGCGGTGGGCCGGATCGTCGCGGTCGAACCTGTCGGCGACAGCGTCAAGCTGACGGTCGAGGCGCCCGCCGCGCTGGCGCCGCATATCGCGCCCAAGGGGTCGATCACGCTCGACGGCGTGTCGCTGACGGTCAACGAAGTGACCGACCAGCCCGACGGCAGCGCGCATTTCACGCTCAACATCATCCCGCACACGCAGGCGATGACGACGCTGGACGAAGCGGCGGCGGGGCGACCGGTCAATCTGGAGATCGACATTCTCGCGCGCTATCTCGCGCGGATGCAGGCGCGCGCCGCCTAG
- a CDS encoding SCO family protein has translation MMNVANMGQRIVRASLILVFGAALAGCDGSGGSAAPARPPLEGARIGGPFTLTDQNGRTVRDSDFAGRYRLIYFGYSFCPDICPVDLQKLMRGLARFEKTDAARGARVAPLFITVDPARDTPEALKPFVARYHPRLLGLTGTPEQIAAAAKAFVVTYNKVPGSAPDRYLMAHSQLAFLMGPDGKPLALLPLDDPTTDPDEGAPTKVAAELAKWVK, from the coding sequence ATGATGAATGTCGCAAATATGGGGCAAAGGATCGTCCGTGCAAGTCTGATCCTCGTTTTCGGCGCCGCGCTGGCGGGCTGCGACGGCAGCGGCGGCAGCGCCGCGCCCGCCCGGCCGCCGCTCGAAGGCGCGCGGATCGGCGGCCCGTTCACGCTGACCGACCAGAATGGCCGCACCGTCCGCGACAGCGATTTTGCCGGCCGCTATCGCCTCATCTATTTCGGCTACAGCTTCTGCCCCGATATCTGCCCGGTCGACCTGCAAAAGCTGATGCGCGGCCTCGCCCGGTTCGAAAAGACCGATGCCGCGCGCGGCGCCAGGGTCGCGCCGCTCTTCATCACCGTCGACCCCGCGCGCGACACGCCCGAAGCGCTCAAACCCTTTGTCGCGCGCTATCACCCGCGCCTGCTCGGCCTGACCGGCACGCCCGAACAGATCGCCGCGGCCGCCAAAGCCTTTGTCGTCACCTATAACAAGGTGCCGGGATCGGCCCCCGACCGCTATCTGATGGCGCACAGCCAGCTCGCCTTCCTGATGGGTCCCGACGGCAAGCCGCTCGCGCTGCTGCCGCTCGACGACCCGACGACCGATCCCGACGAGGGTGCGCCCACCAAGGTCGCCGCCGAACTGGCCAAGTGGGTCAAATAG
- a CDS encoding MmcB family DNA repair protein, whose amino-acid sequence MARDPLTAADVARGVCRLFAQQGLVAIPEVTLPNGRRTDLTAIDARGHITIVEIKVSRADLHGDGKWPDYCDWCDRFYWALAAGLDPAILDTPDYRPETSGLIVADRYGAAVVRDAANCNLAPARRKAELLRIGRLAMRRSMIAADPELAAGQIYSTSL is encoded by the coding sequence ATGGCGCGTGACCCGCTGACCGCCGCGGACGTCGCGCGCGGCGTGTGTCGGCTGTTCGCACAACAGGGGCTGGTCGCGATCCCCGAAGTCACGCTGCCCAATGGACGCCGCACCGACCTCACCGCGATCGACGCCAGGGGCCATATCACGATCGTCGAGATCAAGGTCAGCCGCGCCGACCTCCACGGCGATGGCAAATGGCCCGACTATTGCGACTGGTGTGACCGTTTTTACTGGGCGCTCGCGGCAGGGCTCGACCCCGCGATCCTCGACACGCCCGATTATCGCCCCGAAACGTCCGGGCTGATCGTCGCCGACCGCTATGGCGCCGCGGTCGTGCGCGACGCCGCAAACTGCAACCTCGCACCGGCGCGCCGCAAGGCCGAGCTGCTGCGAATCGGACGCCTGGCGATGCGCCGGTCGATGATCGCCGCCGATCCCGAACTCGCGGCGGGTCAGATATACAGCACATCGCTCTAG
- a CDS encoding FeoA family protein — MTALLDKTPLGVTVRIARIDWTAMSDGEGRRLREFGLMEGCEVTPLHRGSIFSRDPLALIVGRMKVIIRARQAAAIEVEPA, encoded by the coding sequence ATGACTGCTTTGCTCGACAAGACGCCGCTCGGCGTAACGGTACGGATTGCGCGCATCGACTGGACCGCCATGTCCGATGGCGAAGGACGGCGTCTGCGCGAGTTCGGCCTGATGGAAGGGTGCGAGGTGACCCCGCTCCACCGCGGCAGCATCTTTTCGCGCGATCCGCTCGCGCTCATCGTCGGACGCATGAAGGTCATCATCCGCGCGCGGCAGGCCGCCGCCATCGAAGTCGAACCCGCATGA
- a CDS encoding alkene reductase yields MTASLFQPITLGAIEAPNRIIMAPLTRGRAGPGFVPNELAREYYRQRASAGLIISEATGISQEGLGWPNAPGLWTDAQVEGWKPVTEAVHEAGGRIVAQLWHMGRVVHSVFNDGKPPVSASATRAPGKAHTPVGRLEYEVARPLEPGEIPRVIADYAKAAENAKRAGFDGVQLHGANGYLIDQFLRDNSNLRDDDYGGPVENRIRLLREVTEALISVWGADRVGVRLSPNGDTQGVDDSAPERLFPIAAAALDALGIAFLELREPGPDGTFGRTDVPKQSPSIRAAFRGPLILNSDYTAALADEAIASGIADAIAFGRPFIANPDLVERIRTGAEWAADNPQTWYSPGPEGYIDYPVLEAA; encoded by the coding sequence ATGACCGCATCGCTGTTCCAGCCGATCACGCTGGGCGCCATCGAAGCGCCGAACCGCATCATCATGGCGCCGCTGACGCGCGGCCGCGCGGGACCGGGCTTCGTTCCCAATGAGCTCGCGCGCGAATATTATCGCCAGCGCGCCTCGGCGGGGCTGATCATTTCGGAAGCGACGGGGATTTCGCAGGAGGGGCTCGGCTGGCCGAATGCGCCGGGCCTGTGGACCGATGCGCAGGTCGAAGGCTGGAAGCCGGTGACCGAAGCCGTCCATGAGGCGGGGGGCCGCATCGTTGCCCAGCTCTGGCATATGGGCCGCGTCGTCCATTCGGTGTTCAACGACGGCAAACCACCCGTCTCGGCTTCGGCGACGCGGGCGCCAGGCAAGGCGCACACCCCGGTCGGCCGCCTCGAATATGAAGTTGCGCGCCCGCTCGAACCGGGCGAAATCCCGCGCGTCATCGCCGATTATGCGAAGGCCGCCGAAAATGCGAAGCGCGCCGGTTTCGACGGCGTCCAGCTGCACGGCGCAAACGGTTATCTGATCGACCAGTTCCTGCGCGACAATTCAAATCTGCGCGACGATGATTATGGCGGCCCGGTCGAAAACCGCATCCGCCTGCTCCGCGAAGTGACCGAAGCGCTGATCTCGGTCTGGGGCGCCGACCGCGTCGGTGTGCGTCTCTCGCCCAATGGCGATACGCAGGGCGTCGACGACAGCGCGCCCGAAAGGCTGTTCCCGATCGCCGCGGCGGCGCTCGACGCGCTCGGCATCGCCTTCCTCGAGTTGCGCGAGCCCGGCCCCGACGGCACATTCGGCAGAACGGATGTGCCCAAGCAGTCGCCGTCGATCCGCGCCGCGTTCAGGGGCCCGCTGATCCTCAACAGCGACTACACCGCCGCGCTCGCCGACGAAGCGATCGCCAGCGGCATCGCCGACGCGATCGCCTTCGGGCGGCCCTTCATCGCCAATCCCGACCTCGTCGAGCGCATCCGCACCGGCGCCGAATGGGCCGCCGACAATCCGCAGACCTGGTATTCGCCGGGGCCCGAAGGTTACATCGATTATCCGGTACTGGAGGCGGCCTGA
- a CDS encoding M48 family metallopeptidase: MSNASFDPAADGPRIRVGDAAWPVRIVRHAQSRRYRLIFDGARGELRLTVPRRASERAAIKWAAEQQAWLAEQIGKAVRPVMVGPGAVIPFRGIERRIDWSPGAPRTIRLGSDTLGVGGPVESVGRRIERWLKAEALTLMESESRAIAGAAGLAVGRVGVGDPRSRWGSCTHDGDLRYSWRLIMAPDHVRRATVAHEVAHLRHMDHSPVFHALVATLHDGDVAAARGWLRREGRALHRYRFTA; the protein is encoded by the coding sequence TTGTCGAACGCATCATTTGATCCGGCAGCCGACGGGCCGCGCATCCGTGTGGGGGATGCGGCATGGCCGGTGCGCATCGTCCGCCACGCGCAGTCGCGCCGCTATCGCCTGATTTTCGATGGTGCGCGCGGCGAACTGCGGCTCACCGTGCCGCGCCGCGCGAGCGAACGCGCGGCGATCAAATGGGCCGCCGAGCAGCAGGCGTGGCTCGCCGAACAGATCGGCAAGGCGGTCAGGCCGGTGATGGTCGGCCCCGGCGCCGTCATCCCCTTTCGCGGCATCGAGCGGCGCATCGACTGGTCGCCGGGCGCGCCGCGCACCATCCGGCTGGGCAGCGATACGCTCGGCGTCGGCGGCCCGGTCGAGAGCGTCGGCCGCCGCATCGAGCGCTGGCTGAAGGCCGAGGCGCTCACGCTCATGGAAAGCGAGAGCCGCGCAATTGCGGGCGCGGCGGGACTGGCCGTCGGCCGCGTCGGCGTCGGCGACCCGCGCAGCCGCTGGGGCAGTTGCACCCACGATGGCGACCTGCGCTACAGCTGGCGGCTGATCATGGCGCCCGACCATGTCCGCCGCGCGACCGTGGCGCACGAGGTCGCGCATCTTCGCCATATGGATCACAGCCCGGTCTTTCATGCGCTCGTCGCCACGCTGCACGACGGCGACGTCGCCGCGGCGCGCGGCTGGCTGCGGCGCGAAGGGCGCGCGCTGCACCGTTATCGCTTTACCGCCTGA
- a CDS encoding ankyrin repeat domain-containing protein: MFRRAAFRLAAFALVPLAAAGLVHGPAQAQFRGGYAFLQAVENRDGNKATSALQDDPTLINTRNVDTGETALMIVTKRRDTSWLRFLLAKGADPAIADRNGMTPLMHAALLNYTDGADELLKQKAPVDQANRRGETALILAVQSKNGAMVRLLMRRGANPDKTDHVAGMSARDYARRDDRTGQLLALLDTQADADAPKREYGPTFGPN, from the coding sequence ATGTTCCGCCGCGCCGCGTTCCGCCTTGCCGCTTTCGCTCTCGTCCCGCTTGCCGCCGCGGGGCTGGTCCATGGCCCGGCGCAGGCGCAGTTCCGCGGCGGCTATGCCTTTCTGCAAGCGGTCGAGAATCGCGACGGGAACAAGGCGACCTCCGCGCTCCAGGACGATCCGACGCTGATCAACACGCGCAATGTGGACACGGGCGAGACCGCGCTGATGATCGTCACCAAGCGGCGCGACACCAGCTGGCTGCGCTTTCTGCTCGCCAAGGGCGCCGATCCGGCGATCGCCGACCGCAATGGCATGACGCCGCTGATGCATGCCGCGCTGCTCAACTATACCGACGGAGCCGACGAATTGCTCAAGCAAAAGGCGCCGGTCGACCAGGCGAACCGGCGCGGCGAGACCGCGCTGATCCTGGCGGTGCAGTCCAAAAATGGCGCGATGGTCCGCCTGCTCATGCGGCGCGGCGCCAATCCCGACAAGACCGACCATGTCGCCGGCATGTCGGCGCGCGACTATGCCAGGCGCGATGACCGGACGGGCCAGCTGCTCGCGCTGCTCGACACACAGGCCGATGCCGATGCGCCCAAGCGCGAATATGGGCCGACCTTTGGCCCCAATTAA
- the ribB gene encoding 3,4-dihydroxy-2-butanone-4-phosphate synthase produces the protein MTIQLIDRIRAIVADGTMSRSGLARAAGLHANSLRDLDSPGWNPTAETLRKLENWLANGSDLSPMASPEEIIAEARNGRMFILVDDEDRENEGDLVIPAQMATPDAINFMATHGRGLICLTLTRARVDALGLELMSRNNGTRHETAFTTSIEAREGVTTGISAGDRARTVAVAIDASKGRDDIVTPGHVFPLIARDGGVLVRAGHTEASVDIARLAGLNPSGVICEIMNDDGTMARLDDLIPFARRHGLKIGTIADLIAYRNRSDRLVECVADEPFESDYGGEWRLKSYRNKIDGSVNLVLQKGPVDPDGVTLVRMHPVSIFDDIMGRPGPRKRRLQRSMDAIGEAGAGVIVLLMRPLPGSADAEALPPPTGGMDLRTYGIGAQILADLGVHAMELLTPTHSNIVGLEGYGLSVVGERPIPGEA, from the coding sequence ATGACCATCCAGCTCATCGATCGCATCCGCGCCATCGTCGCCGACGGCACCATGTCGCGTTCGGGCCTCGCGCGCGCCGCGGGGCTTCACGCCAACAGCCTGCGCGACCTCGACTCGCCCGGCTGGAACCCGACCGCCGAAACGCTGCGCAAGCTCGAAAACTGGCTCGCCAACGGCAGCGACCTGTCGCCGATGGCGAGCCCCGAAGAGATCATCGCCGAGGCGCGCAACGGCCGCATGTTCATCCTCGTCGACGACGAGGATCGCGAAAATGAGGGCGACCTTGTCATTCCCGCGCAGATGGCCACCCCCGACGCGATCAATTTCATGGCGACGCACGGCCGCGGGCTCATCTGCCTGACGCTGACCAGGGCGCGCGTCGATGCGCTGGGCCTCGAGCTGATGAGCCGCAACAATGGCACGCGGCACGAAACGGCCTTCACCACCTCGATCGAAGCGCGCGAAGGCGTGACGACGGGCATTTCGGCGGGGGACCGGGCGCGCACGGTGGCGGTGGCGATCGATGCGAGCAAGGGGCGCGACGATATCGTCACGCCGGGGCATGTCTTTCCCCTCATCGCGCGCGACGGCGGCGTGCTCGTCCGCGCGGGCCATACCGAGGCGTCGGTCGACATCGCGCGCCTTGCCGGACTCAATCCGTCGGGGGTGATCTGCGAGATCATGAACGACGATGGCACCATGGCGCGCCTCGACGACCTCATCCCCTTCGCGCGGCGCCACGGGCTCAAGATCGGTACGATCGCCGACCTCATCGCCTATCGCAACCGCAGCGACCGGCTGGTCGAATGCGTTGCCGACGAACCGTTCGAATCGGATTATGGCGGCGAGTGGCGGCTTAAATCCTATCGCAACAAGATCGACGGCAGCGTCAATCTGGTGCTGCAAAAGGGGCCGGTCGATCCCGATGGCGTGACATTGGTGCGGATGCACCCCGTGTCGATCTTCGACGATATCATGGGGCGTCCCGGCCCCCGCAAGCGCCGCCTGCAACGGTCGATGGACGCGATCGGCGAAGCGGGTGCGGGGGTCATCGTCCTGCTCATGCGCCCGCTCCCCGGATCGGCCGACGCCGAGGCGCTGCCGCCGCCGACCGGCGGCATGGACCTGCGCACCTACGGCATCGGCGCGCAGATCCTCGCCGACCTCGGCGTTCACGCGATGGAACTGCTCACCCCCACCCACAGCAATATCGTCGGGCTCGAAGGCTATGGCCTGTCGGTCGTCGGCGAACGCCCCATTCCCGGAGAAGCCTGA
- a CDS encoding YcgN family cysteine cluster protein, producing MAGATSERPFWEAPLASLDAGQWEALCDGCGKCCLHKLEDEDTGRIYPTNVACRLLDLSTARCGDYKHRRRRVPDCLTLTRSKVGDIEWLPQSCAYRLRAEGEPLPEWHYLVCGDRDAVHRAGESIVGWTVSEDVAGPLENHLVERII from the coding sequence ATGGCGGGGGCGACATCGGAGCGCCCCTTCTGGGAAGCGCCGCTCGCCAGCCTCGACGCAGGCCAGTGGGAGGCACTCTGCGACGGCTGTGGCAAATGCTGCCTGCACAAGCTGGAAGACGAGGACACCGGCCGTATCTATCCGACCAATGTCGCGTGCCGCCTGCTCGACCTGTCGACCGCGCGCTGCGGCGATTACAAGCATCGCCGCCGCCGCGTCCCCGACTGCCTGACGCTGACCCGTTCAAAGGTCGGCGATATCGAATGGCTGCCGCAAAGCTGCGCCTATCGCCTGCGCGCCGAGGGCGAGCCTTTGCCCGAATGGCATTATCTGGTCTGCGGCGACCGCGACGCGGTCCACCGCGCGGGCGAATCGATCGTCGGCTGGACGGTGAGCGAGGATGTCGCCGGGCCGCTCGAGAATCATCTTGTCGAACGCATCATTTGA
- the ribH gene encoding 6,7-dimethyl-8-ribityllumazine synthase yields the protein MAHVLIVEARFYSHLNDMLLDGVRSALDAEGHSHETVTVPGALEVPAAIALAADSGRFDAYVALGVVIRGETYHFEVVSNESARGIMALTLDGLAIGNGILTVENEEQALARADKTRKDKGGEAAKAALAMLALKEQFGIG from the coding sequence ATGGCGCACGTCCTGATCGTCGAAGCGCGTTTCTACAGCCATTTGAACGACATGCTGCTCGATGGCGTGCGCAGCGCGCTCGATGCCGAAGGGCATAGCCATGAAACGGTGACCGTCCCCGGCGCGCTCGAAGTGCCCGCGGCGATCGCGCTCGCCGCCGATAGCGGACGCTTCGACGCCTATGTCGCGCTCGGCGTGGTGATCCGCGGCGAAACCTATCATTTCGAGGTCGTCTCGAACGAAAGCGCGCGCGGCATCATGGCATTGACACTCGACGGGCTCGCGATCGGCAACGGCATCCTCACTGTCGAGAATGAAGAACAGGCGCTTGCGCGCGCCGACAAGACGCGCAAGGATAAGGGCGGCGAGGCGGCGAAGGCCGCGCTCGCGATGCTCGCGCTCAAGGAACAATTCGGTATTGGTTGA
- the ssb gene encoding single-stranded DNA-binding protein, producing MAGSVNKVILIGNLGADPEIKSFQNGGKIANIRIATSEQWKDRMTGERKERTEWHNVVINGEGLVGVVERYLKKGSKVYVEGSLRTRKWQDRDGNDRYTTEVVIAGMGGNLTMLDGAPGGGARGGGGDSWNQGGGSSGGWDQGGSGGGGSGGGGAPGGGRPPFDDDLDDDVPF from the coding sequence ATGGCTGGCAGCGTCAACAAGGTAATTCTCATCGGCAACCTCGGCGCCGATCCCGAAATCAAGTCGTTCCAGAATGGCGGCAAGATCGCCAACATCCGCATCGCGACATCCGAACAGTGGAAGGACCGGATGACCGGCGAGCGCAAGGAGCGCACCGAATGGCATAATGTCGTGATCAACGGCGAAGGGCTGGTCGGCGTCGTCGAACGCTATCTCAAGAAGGGCAGCAAGGTTTATGTCGAGGGCAGCCTGCGCACCCGCAAGTGGCAGGACCGCGACGGCAACGACCGTTATACGACCGAAGTGGTGATTGCCGGCATGGGCGGCAATCTGACGATGCTCGACGGCGCGCCCGGTGGCGGCGCGCGCGGTGGCGGCGGCGATAGCTGGAATCAGGGCGGCGGTTCGAGCGGCGGCTGGGATCAGGGGGGCAGCGGCGGCGGCGGTTCGGGCGGCGGCGGCGCGCCGGGTGGCGGACGCCCGCCGTTCGACGATGATCTGGACGATGACGTCCCATTCTGA
- a CDS encoding COQ9 family protein, whose amino-acid sequence MASILPADPTLDEIRAALAPLIAASAAFDGFGPAALDDAARRTAVDPDVARLAFPGGGRDMVDAWFADIDARMAAKWPADKLAKLKIRERITTLVETRLDLLAPNRESLRRALALLALPGNAPHAAKLGWRAADHMWRLAGDRATDFNHYSKRVILGAVYGSTMAVFLNDESDGHADTRAFLSRRIDQVMRFESWKHRRAANKPDRPSLARFVGRLRYPGR is encoded by the coding sequence ATGGCCTCGATCCTTCCCGCCGACCCCACGCTCGATGAGATTCGCGCCGCGCTGGCGCCGCTGATCGCCGCGTCGGCGGCGTTCGATGGCTTCGGCCCTGCGGCGCTCGACGATGCCGCGCGCCGCACCGCAGTCGATCCCGACGTCGCGCGCCTCGCCTTCCCCGGCGGCGGGCGCGACATGGTCGATGCCTGGTTTGCCGACATCGACGCACGCATGGCCGCGAAATGGCCCGCCGACAAACTGGCCAAGCTCAAGATTCGCGAACGGATCACGACGCTCGTCGAAACGCGGCTCGACCTGCTTGCGCCGAACCGCGAATCGCTGCGCCGCGCGCTCGCGCTGCTCGCCCTGCCCGGCAACGCGCCGCACGCGGCGAAGCTTGGCTGGCGCGCGGCCGATCATATGTGGCGGCTCGCGGGTGACCGTGCGACCGATTTCAATCATTACAGCAAGCGCGTGATCCTCGGCGCCGTCTATGGGTCGACGATGGCGGTGTTCCTGAACGACGAGAGCGATGGCCATGCCGACACGCGCGCCTTCCTGTCGCGCCGGATCGACCAGGTGATGCGCTTTGAAAGCTGGAAGCACCGCCGTGCCGCGAACAAGCCCGACCGGCCCAGCCTTGCGCGCTTCGTCGGACGGCTGCGCTATCCGGGGCGGTGA
- a CDS encoding ferrous iron transporter B, with protein sequence MTAAIPSIALVGNPNAGKSSLFNALTGARQKIANYPGVTVERKAGHASFADGRPLSLIDLPGTYSLTPASLDEAVTRDVILGRQAGETRPDALIVVLDAANLDNHLCFALELLALDLPTVVALNMVDLAERDGLTLDPERLSHELGVPVVPTVAVRKRGLADLLAAVDAAIRSHQPREAAAGPANDSALHQRARAIARAAIVSETPVRRWTQRVDNVVLHPVFGMIILLALMFVMFQAVYAWAGPPADALEALVGAAQAWVVDNVPQNLLRDLVVEGLLAGVGAVVVFLPQILILFLFILLLEASGYMTRAAFLMDGLMGKVGLSGRGFIPLLSSFACAVPGIMATRAIPDEKDRLTTILIAPLMTCSARLPVYALIIAAFIPDSGVGGTGIGLQGLVLFGLYVAGIVGALVVAFALRRTVARGTGAGFMMEMPRYQMPRLRDVALGLWQRAWIFLRRAGTIIAFTTVILWLLLTFPKAPEGQSQVDYSIAGRIASGLEVAVTPIGFNHDIALALIPAMAAREVAVSAMATANAIDADGDEEAMAQTLGERLQGKWSLATALAFLAWFVFAPQCISTIAITRRETNGWKWPLFMVGYLFALAYAAAGITYWTAVAFGLG encoded by the coding sequence ATGACCGCCGCCATCCCCTCGATCGCGCTCGTCGGCAATCCCAATGCCGGGAAATCGAGCCTGTTCAACGCGCTCACCGGCGCGCGGCAAAAGATCGCCAACTATCCCGGCGTCACCGTCGAGCGGAAGGCGGGCCATGCGAGTTTCGCCGACGGCCGCCCGCTGTCGCTGATCGACCTGCCGGGCACCTACAGCCTCACCCCCGCGAGTCTCGACGAGGCGGTGACGCGCGACGTGATTCTGGGCAGGCAGGCGGGCGAGACGCGCCCCGATGCGCTGATCGTCGTGCTCGACGCCGCCAACCTCGACAATCATCTCTGCTTCGCGCTCGAACTGCTCGCGCTCGACCTGCCGACGGTCGTGGCTCTCAACATGGTCGATCTCGCGGAGCGCGACGGGCTGACGCTCGATCCCGAACGCCTGTCGCACGAGCTGGGCGTGCCCGTCGTGCCGACGGTCGCGGTGCGCAAGCGCGGTCTGGCCGATCTGCTTGCCGCGGTCGATGCCGCAATCCGCTCGCACCAGCCGCGCGAGGCGGCCGCCGGACCGGCGAACGACAGCGCGCTTCACCAGCGCGCGCGCGCGATCGCCCGCGCCGCGATCGTCAGCGAAACGCCGGTGCGCCGCTGGACGCAGCGCGTCGACAATGTGGTGCTGCACCCGGTGTTCGGCATGATCATCCTGCTCGCGCTGATGTTCGTGATGTTCCAGGCGGTCTACGCTTGGGCCGGACCGCCCGCCGACGCGCTCGAAGCGCTGGTTGGCGCGGCTCAGGCGTGGGTTGTCGATAATGTCCCGCAGAACCTCCTCCGCGATCTGGTGGTCGAGGGACTGCTCGCGGGCGTCGGGGCGGTCGTCGTTTTCCTGCCGCAGATCCTGATTCTCTTCCTCTTCATCCTGCTTCTGGAGGCGTCGGGCTATATGACGCGCGCGGCCTTTCTGATGGACGGGCTGATGGGCAAGGTCGGATTGTCGGGGCGCGGTTTCATCCCGCTCCTCTCCAGCTTTGCCTGCGCCGTGCCCGGCATCATGGCGACGCGCGCGATCCCCGACGAGAAGGACCGGCTGACGACGATCCTGATCGCGCCGTTGATGACCTGTTCGGCGCGGCTTCCGGTCTATGCGCTGATCATCGCCGCCTTCATCCCCGACAGCGGGGTCGGCGGCACCGGCATCGGGCTTCAGGGTCTGGTGCTTTTCGGCCTTTATGTCGCCGGGATCGTCGGCGCGCTTGTCGTCGCCTTCGCGCTGCGCCGCACGGTGGCCAGGGGCACGGGCGCGGGCTTCATGATGGAAATGCCGCGATACCAGATGCCGCGGCTGCGCGACGTCGCGCTCGGCCTGTGGCAGCGCGCGTGGATCTTTCTGCGCCGCGCGGGCACGATCATCGCGTTCACGACAGTCATTTTGTGGCTGCTTCTCACCTTTCCCAAGGCGCCCGAGGGGCAGAGCCAGGTCGATTATAGCATCGCCGGCCGCATCGCGAGCGGGCTGGAGGTCGCCGTCACGCCGATCGGGTTCAACCACGACATCGCGCTCGCGCTCATCCCCGCGATGGCGGCGCGCGAGGTCGCGGTGTCGGCGATGGCGACGGCGAATGCGATCGATGCCGATGGCGACGAGGAGGCGATGGCGCAGACGCTCGGCGAACGATTGCAGGGCAAGTGGAGCCTCGCCACCGCGCTCGCCTTCCTCGCCTGGTTCGTCTTTGCGCCGCAGTGCATTTCGACGATCGCGATCACGCGGCGAGAGACGAACGGATGGAAATGGCCGCTGTTCATGGTTGGCTATTTGTTTGCGCTCGCCTATGCCGCTGCTGGTATCACATACTGGACAGCCGTTGCCTTTGGCCTAGGCTGA